In a genomic window of Methanosarcina horonobensis HB-1 = JCM 15518:
- a CDS encoding flippase activity-associated protein Agl23 gives MQQSPDNENADSQGLPDKNYWLYGLLIVLFALILRLFELGERVFHHDESVHSSFTLKLLENGEYSYDPAYHGPFLFHTTAAVFHFLGINDATARLIPVFFGVTTILVLFLLKKELGKRGVLWSMFLLAFSPSMVYFSRFFRNDMIIIFCTLAAVAGAFRYLDNIHSPKRYPYLILTASSLAIAVSSKENAYLILLIFGAYAGLGLLYRVYSDWKKENLGLQKTLLRKTSAVLPYLPEIILSVALSIFIILFFYSSVFRNDISLISIVERAFNHWMAMHRIERIGGPFYYYIPILFRYEIPIILFGTAGFFHFLRNKGRNNGQNYSFFLFLCYWALTSLLLYSYLQEKVPWLVVHIVLPFGVLAGALLGETFSRNTENGQPKEANYSNKNRILLAGILVLTLLVSMGQCISVNYYRSMEPSELMTYTQASPDIRELMEKIEAFDGSPETLRIYVIDPSKLYWPLPWYLRDYEKAAYSSKPPASSKYDAIIVPISYDMYRELPEEEYSSYNFTLRPGRDFTLYYKNNLEK, from the coding sequence ATGCAGCAAAGTCCAGATAACGAAAACGCGGATTCGCAGGGGCTCCCGGATAAAAACTACTGGCTTTACGGACTTCTAATTGTTCTTTTTGCCCTGATCCTTAGACTGTTCGAGCTTGGAGAAAGAGTTTTTCATCATGATGAAAGCGTACACTCCAGTTTTACCCTCAAATTACTTGAAAACGGAGAATACAGCTATGATCCTGCCTATCACGGCCCCTTTCTCTTTCATACTACAGCAGCCGTCTTTCATTTCCTGGGAATAAACGATGCAACAGCTCGCCTGATTCCGGTCTTTTTCGGAGTTACAACTATTCTTGTGCTTTTTCTGCTGAAGAAAGAACTTGGAAAAAGAGGGGTTCTCTGGTCGATGTTTCTGCTTGCATTTTCTCCAAGTATGGTGTACTTTTCAAGGTTCTTCAGAAACGATATGATAATTATATTCTGCACCCTGGCTGCTGTTGCAGGTGCATTCCGCTATCTCGACAATATTCACAGCCCCAAGAGGTATCCTTACCTCATCCTGACAGCCTCATCTCTTGCCATTGCCGTGTCCTCTAAAGAAAACGCTTACCTTATCCTTCTCATCTTCGGAGCTTATGCCGGACTAGGCCTACTATACCGGGTTTATTCAGACTGGAAAAAAGAGAACCTGGGATTGCAGAAGACCCTTCTCCGTAAGACTTCGGCTGTTTTGCCCTACCTTCCTGAAATCATTCTTTCAGTGGCACTTTCTATTTTTATCATATTGTTTTTTTATTCCAGCGTTTTCAGAAACGATATATCCCTTATCTCAATCGTGGAAAGGGCTTTTAATCACTGGATGGCAATGCACAGGATAGAAAGGATAGGAGGCCCCTTTTACTATTATATCCCCATCCTTTTTAGATACGAGATCCCGATTATACTCTTTGGAACTGCTGGCTTTTTCCATTTTCTGAGGAACAAAGGGCGAAATAACGGACAGAATTATTCATTTTTCCTTTTCCTCTGTTACTGGGCCCTTACAAGTCTGCTGCTTTATTCATATCTTCAGGAGAAGGTCCCCTGGCTTGTCGTGCACATTGTCCTGCCTTTCGGAGTCCTTGCAGGAGCTCTCCTTGGAGAGACATTTTCCCGAAATACTGAAAACGGCCAACCAAAAGAGGCAAATTACTCAAATAAAAACCGCATTTTACTGGCAGGAATTCTGGTACTCACTCTGCTGGTCTCTATGGGTCAGTGTATCTCGGTGAACTATTACAGGAGTATGGAGCCGTCAGAACTGATGACATACACGCAGGCGTCTCCTGATATCAGGGAGCTTATGGAAAAGATAGAGGCATTCGACGGAAGTCCTGAAACCCTGAGGATTTACGTGATTGACCCGAGTAAACTCTACTGGCCCCTGCCCTGGTACCTGCGGGACTACGAAAAAGCAGCGTACTCCTCAAAACCACCAGCAAGCAGTAAATACGATGCCATAATCGTTCCCATATCCTATGATATGTACAGAGAACTTCCTGAAGAAGAATACTCTTCTTATAATTTTACTCTACGCCCTGGAAGAGATTTCACGCTCTATTATAAGAACAATCTTGAAAAATAA
- a CDS encoding ubiquitin-like small modifier protein 1: MAEVRVKLFANLREAAGTPELLLSGEKVIDVLLSLTEKYPGLNNIIFEKPDESDGGPVLCGSINVLVNGNNVRHLEGLDTDLKDSDEIGILPPVSGG; this comes from the coding sequence ATGGCTGAAGTAAGAGTTAAGTTATTTGCAAATCTGCGCGAGGCAGCAGGTACACCGGAACTCCTGCTTTCCGGAGAAAAGGTTATTGATGTCCTTTTGTCCCTTACCGAAAAATATCCCGGGTTAAATAATATCATTTTTGAAAAGCCTGATGAAAGTGATGGAGGTCCGGTTCTTTGTGGCTCAATTAACGTCTTGGTAAATGGAAACAATGTCCGGCATCTCGAAGGGCTTGATACTGATCTTAAAGATTCGGATGAAATCGGAATTCTGCCTCCTGTTTCCGGAGGATAA
- a CDS encoding NAD(P)/FAD-dependent oxidoreductase, with protein sequence MKIVIIGSGLAGLSAGYRLCRANEVLIFEKDPDIGGMSASYSIAHSEKKYFIEKYYHHIFRSDSELLALIKELGLEKQMLWLEGKNAYFVDGKNYPMNTPVEILHFSPLSILDLAKLGLLVLRIRLIKDTTPYDRVKAKDWILDTAGKSVYENFFAPLMKSKFGDNAENVSAAWLIGRVKIRSDRGKEGEKLGYMRGGFNSLIEALAGEITANGGEIRTNREVTEIMIKDNAVEGVIVNGDFVACDAVISTAEPVVLDSITGGKLGALHDTLRNIHYQGTACALIGLDSRLMGDGNYWLNIKADVPFGAVIEHTNFLPFEDYGENLVYVTSYFQNRKSPLWTQKEEDVIDSYLKGLERMFPEFSRKDVLWTKLYRRIDTAPVYEQGYLEKVLPFAAGPSGLYLAGMFSSSNYPERSMNGSVKAGFESAELLMKEKGTKS encoded by the coding sequence ATGAAGATAGTAATAATCGGAAGCGGGCTTGCCGGTTTGTCAGCAGGTTACAGGCTCTGCAGAGCTAACGAAGTCCTCATTTTTGAAAAAGACCCTGATATCGGGGGTATGTCCGCAAGCTACTCTATAGCACACTCCGAAAAAAAATACTTCATCGAAAAGTACTACCACCACATATTCAGGAGTGATTCAGAACTTCTCGCCCTTATAAAGGAACTGGGACTCGAAAAGCAGATGCTATGGCTGGAAGGAAAAAACGCCTATTTTGTGGACGGTAAAAATTATCCCATGAATACGCCTGTTGAGATTTTACATTTTAGCCCTCTTTCCATTCTTGATCTGGCAAAACTTGGCCTGCTGGTCTTAAGGATAAGGCTGATAAAAGACACGACACCCTATGACAGGGTAAAAGCAAAGGACTGGATTCTTGATACTGCAGGGAAGTCCGTGTATGAAAACTTTTTTGCTCCCCTGATGAAAAGCAAATTCGGAGACAATGCCGAAAACGTTTCAGCTGCCTGGCTTATCGGAAGGGTGAAAATAAGATCCGATAGGGGAAAAGAAGGAGAGAAACTGGGATACATGAGAGGAGGGTTTAACTCCCTTATAGAAGCCCTTGCAGGTGAGATAACTGCAAACGGTGGGGAGATCAGAACAAACAGGGAAGTAACAGAGATTATGATTAAAGACAACGCCGTAGAGGGAGTGATCGTTAATGGAGATTTTGTTGCCTGCGACGCGGTAATCTCAACTGCAGAACCAGTGGTACTGGATTCAATCACCGGAGGCAAGCTGGGAGCTCTTCACGATACCCTGAGGAACATACACTATCAAGGGACAGCATGTGCTTTGATAGGGCTTGACAGTAGGCTTATGGGAGACGGGAATTACTGGCTGAACATAAAAGCAGATGTGCCTTTTGGAGCTGTAATCGAACACACTAACTTTTTGCCTTTTGAAGATTATGGAGAAAATCTCGTTTATGTGACGTCCTATTTCCAGAATAGAAAGAGCCCTCTCTGGACGCAGAAAGAAGAAGATGTTATCGATTCCTATTTGAAAGGGCTAGAAAGAATGTTTCCCGAATTCTCAAGAAAGGATGTACTCTGGACAAAATTATACCGCAGAATAGATACAGCTCCCGTATACGAACAGGGTTACCTTGAAAAAGTCCTTCCTTTTGCTGCAGGTCCTTCCGGACTCTACCTCGCAGGTATGTTCTCCTCAAGTAATTATCCGGAAAGAAGCATGAACGGCTCGGTAAAAGCCGGGTTTGAATCAGCGGAACTGTTGATGAAAGAAAAAGGAACTAAAAGTTAA
- a CDS encoding cation:proton antiporter, protein MSALFQILFLILSVKVLGEAAERIGIPSVTGEILAGILFGALFLDVETGIVTFFAQLGSIFLLFTIGYKEVSLRDMKPAALVAFVPTLSQIAFAFAFGFALGEIFDFSFVQSLFIAIAFSPTSIATVLSTLIDLNYFSSKPGKVMLSSAILDDIIGISLLSIVVTFARFNRAPSILAILTIAGKILLFLLIMYILGKYFFPRLFIYSQKMHAKEAVFSLVIMIALFSAYLAEFFELHATIGAFIGGMLISEISLARTPDVQSKVEGLAYGILIPLFFAFIGFSIDLYDLINAGFFVPMVTLLALSGKLIGGFIGSKAIGFNFCESLAFGIVVMPRAGIELVMLTIGTGAGIIDQETFSAMVFMVIVSILVSPSLLKFAIKTERKNRTCNEMNIG, encoded by the coding sequence ATAAGTGCTCTGTTCCAGATACTGTTTCTAATTCTCAGCGTAAAAGTTCTGGGTGAAGCAGCAGAAAGAATTGGCATCCCCTCAGTAACAGGAGAAATTCTGGCTGGTATTCTGTTTGGAGCGCTTTTTCTGGATGTAGAAACCGGAATAGTCACTTTTTTTGCTCAACTCGGATCCATTTTCTTGCTTTTTACTATAGGATATAAAGAAGTTAGTTTAAGGGACATGAAGCCTGCGGCATTAGTTGCTTTTGTCCCCACACTTTCTCAGATAGCCTTTGCCTTTGCTTTCGGTTTTGCACTTGGAGAGATCTTTGACTTCAGTTTTGTTCAAAGCCTCTTTATAGCAATTGCTTTTAGCCCAACAAGCATAGCAACGGTGCTCAGTACCCTTATAGACCTTAATTACTTTTCCAGCAAACCCGGGAAAGTAATGCTTTCCTCGGCAATCCTGGACGATATTATAGGGATATCCCTGCTCTCTATTGTGGTCACTTTTGCCCGTTTTAACCGTGCACCCTCAATTCTGGCTATTCTTACGATCGCAGGAAAAATCCTGTTATTTCTGCTAATTATGTACATTCTCGGAAAATATTTTTTTCCCAGGCTATTTATATATTCTCAGAAAATGCATGCAAAGGAAGCAGTATTTTCCCTTGTGATTATGATAGCACTATTTTCTGCCTATCTTGCGGAGTTTTTTGAGCTTCATGCAACCATAGGAGCGTTCATAGGAGGAATGTTAATTTCGGAAATTTCCCTTGCCAGGACGCCGGATGTGCAGAGCAAAGTAGAAGGACTGGCTTACGGGATTTTAATCCCTCTTTTTTTCGCATTCATAGGCTTTTCAATTGACTTATACGACCTGATAAATGCAGGTTTTTTTGTCCCCATGGTTACTCTCCTGGCTCTCTCAGGAAAGCTAATCGGAGGGTTTATAGGATCAAAAGCTATAGGCTTCAATTTTTGTGAAAGCCTTGCTTTCGGGATAGTGGTCATGCCCAGAGCAGGAATAGAACTTGTGATGCTGACAATAGGCACAGGAGCTGGAATTATCGATCAGGAAACATTCTCAGCAATGGTGTTTATGGTTATTGTGTCCATTCTGGTTTCACCTTCGCTTTTGAAGTTTGCTATAAAAACTGAAAGAAAAAACAGAACCTGCAATGAAATGAATATTGGATAA
- a CDS encoding DUF5350 domain-containing protein: MGKTGSIDWVKVKGRKGRVIKVQKSKSQKAHPGPAQRFTSSGHKRRFIRRSAKALVK, translated from the coding sequence ATGGGCAAAACCGGCAGCATTGATTGGGTAAAGGTAAAAGGCAGAAAAGGCAGAGTAATCAAGGTCCAGAAGTCAAAATCTCAGAAAGCACACCCAGGACCTGCACAGCGCTTCACCTCTTCAGGTCATAAGAGGCGCTTCATAAGAAGATCTGCAAAAGCCCTTGTAAAATAA
- a CDS encoding molybdopterin molybdotransferase MoeA, with protein MGRIFKERTSVDEALQLFLDSFSSLRSAEEVPLEVSAGRVLAESVISGRDVPHYRRAAMDGYAVRASDTPGASPANPVILQLSDWVEEGTTIWVHTGAFLPEGADAVVMVEDTVTAGNMVEIRAQVYPGRNVGQVGEDIKKGDLIFEAGHFLRPCDAAVLASLGMDRMKVFRKPVVAVIPTGDELISREKSGELPPPGMIIETNGLMATLYVKKWGGIPRCTGIIPDHPESIKEAIETNLDADMILLSGGTSVGKRDHAPGVVESLGKLLVHGIGVSPGKPAALGVIGKTPVVCLPGYPVAGLVALYFFVRSGIRKLGSIPALPEPVLRKRLAAKISSKIGYVNFIRVVFEGERVRPLMGAGAGVLSSVAKADGYVLVPENVEGYEEGQEVDVFLIE; from the coding sequence ATGGGCAGGATATTCAAAGAACGTACTTCCGTTGACGAAGCTCTACAGCTTTTTCTTGATAGCTTCTCTTCTCTCAGGAGTGCCGAAGAAGTGCCGCTTGAAGTCTCTGCGGGCAGGGTACTTGCAGAATCTGTAATTTCCGGGAGGGATGTCCCTCATTACAGGCGTGCTGCAATGGATGGATATGCTGTCAGGGCATCTGATACTCCGGGTGCTTCTCCTGCAAATCCCGTAATTTTACAGCTTTCTGATTGGGTAGAGGAAGGAACCACTATCTGGGTCCATACAGGGGCTTTTCTGCCTGAAGGAGCCGATGCGGTTGTAATGGTTGAGGATACCGTTACAGCCGGAAATATGGTTGAAATCAGGGCTCAGGTTTATCCTGGAAGGAATGTGGGGCAGGTTGGAGAAGATATAAAAAAAGGAGACCTGATTTTTGAGGCAGGACACTTCCTTCGCCCCTGTGATGCTGCAGTCCTTGCCTCCCTTGGAATGGACAGGATGAAGGTTTTCAGAAAACCGGTAGTTGCAGTTATCCCCACAGGAGACGAGCTGATAAGCCGTGAGAAATCCGGAGAACTCCCCCCTCCGGGAATGATAATTGAGACCAATGGGCTTATGGCTACCCTTTATGTGAAAAAATGGGGAGGAATTCCCAGGTGTACGGGAATCATACCTGATCACCCTGAGAGTATAAAAGAAGCAATAGAGACAAACCTTGATGCCGATATGATCCTCCTCTCAGGTGGGACTTCAGTCGGGAAAAGAGACCATGCCCCCGGAGTTGTCGAATCTCTGGGAAAACTGCTTGTGCATGGAATCGGGGTCAGTCCCGGAAAACCTGCAGCCCTTGGTGTGATAGGTAAAACTCCTGTGGTTTGCCTTCCAGGCTATCCGGTTGCCGGACTTGTTGCTCTATACTTCTTTGTCCGCTCCGGGATAAGGAAACTGGGATCGATTCCTGCCCTCCCTGAGCCTGTCCTTAGAAAGCGCCTGGCTGCAAAAATAAGTTCGAAAATAGGTTATGTTAATTTCATTCGTGTTGTTTTTGAAGGAGAAAGGGTACGCCCGCTTATGGGAGCCGGGGCAGGAGTCCTGAGTTCGGTTGCAAAAGCTGACGGTTACGTGCTGGTACCTGAAAACGTGGAAGGGTACGAGGAAGGACAGGAAGTGGACGTCTTTCTAATTGAATAA
- a CDS encoding calcium-translocating P-type ATPase, SERCA-type gives MYYDQEISSVFEELRTSEKGLSPEDAEKRLEEYGKNELKEKEKVSVFRLFLSQFKSILIFILIIASVVSAALGEAIDAVVILFTVFLAGVLGFVQEYRAEKAIELLKSLTSPEAVVIRGGSEKEIPSTELVPGDVILLQTGDRIPADARIIKEFNLKVDESSLTGESVPVQKTTDALPADTAEADRKNMVYAGTAVAYGRGKAVITATGMKTSFGELAGLLGTIERSRTPLQESLDKFGRWIGAATLVIVAFVAVLGIFLGFPPLDMFLWGVALAVAAIPEALPAVVTVGLGLGVRRMVKRHALVRKLPSVETLGATNVICSDKTGTLTQNKMTVEGMYVNGKILRVTGQGYNPEGKFLKGDLEKSGSEVSADDEHLRVLLLGAALCNDSNLYKEEDVWKITGDPTEAALVVAATKAGFEKSELDRKYPRLAEIPFSSESKRMTTFNKLEDGLDSFLDSELVAFSKGAPEVILGSCTKIFLNGEVKALTPEQKQEISEIVKELADQALRVMAFSFRPLEEGFSPDKVSSGEIPAEKVEEDMVFSGLVGMRDPPREEVKAAIKTCEDAGIKTVMITGDHKITAAAIARELGILKENDLTLTGSELDSLEDKEFEDRVEKVSVYARVYPAHKLRVVEALKKKGYVVAMTGDGVNDAPALKAADMGIAMGITGTDVSKEASSMILTDDNFASIVSAVEEGRNIFKNIKNFITYGLSAHIGEVLIVLIAILGWQILPLLAVQILWINLITDGLPPMALSVEPPDRGLMRQKPRNVEQGLITRREIAAGFGLGGLIAAQALTVLAWALDSGFSTSKLQTLIFTLIVFSEMFNAFNWRSDRYSVFSLGLFTNKALVYAVLTTIILQLMVIYVPFLQFAFRTVPLSLYEWGIILALASTTLISMEIVKHISAGKER, from the coding sequence TTGTACTACGATCAGGAGATTAGCTCGGTTTTTGAGGAACTGAGGACATCAGAGAAAGGGTTAAGCCCTGAAGATGCTGAAAAGAGACTGGAAGAATACGGGAAAAACGAACTTAAAGAAAAAGAAAAGGTCTCTGTTTTTAGACTCTTTCTTTCACAGTTTAAAAGTATTTTGATTTTTATCCTTATAATTGCCTCTGTCGTTTCGGCTGCACTTGGTGAAGCTATCGATGCGGTGGTGATTTTATTTACCGTATTTCTTGCCGGCGTCCTCGGTTTTGTGCAGGAGTACAGAGCCGAAAAGGCAATTGAGCTCCTTAAATCCCTTACCTCTCCAGAAGCAGTCGTAATAAGGGGTGGATCTGAAAAAGAGATCCCATCTACAGAACTGGTTCCCGGTGACGTAATTCTACTTCAGACAGGAGACCGTATTCCTGCAGATGCCAGGATAATTAAAGAGTTTAACCTTAAAGTTGACGAATCCTCTCTTACCGGAGAATCCGTTCCTGTTCAGAAAACTACCGACGCCCTGCCTGCAGATACTGCCGAGGCTGACAGGAAGAATATGGTTTATGCAGGGACTGCGGTTGCCTATGGGAGAGGGAAGGCTGTTATTACGGCAACAGGCATGAAAACTTCTTTTGGAGAACTCGCAGGGCTTCTCGGAACAATAGAAAGATCGAGAACCCCTCTACAGGAAAGTCTTGATAAATTCGGCAGATGGATTGGCGCGGCAACTCTCGTAATCGTAGCTTTTGTTGCAGTGCTCGGTATTTTTTTAGGCTTTCCTCCTCTTGATATGTTTCTCTGGGGTGTTGCGCTCGCAGTTGCTGCTATCCCTGAAGCCCTTCCTGCGGTTGTGACAGTAGGGCTGGGGCTCGGAGTAAGGCGCATGGTCAAAAGGCATGCACTTGTAAGAAAACTGCCTTCCGTAGAAACTCTGGGTGCTACGAATGTCATATGTTCGGATAAAACGGGCACGCTGACTCAGAACAAAATGACAGTTGAAGGAATGTATGTTAACGGAAAGATCCTCAGGGTCACGGGACAGGGATATAATCCAGAAGGAAAATTTCTAAAAGGCGATTTAGAAAAAAGTGGTTCGGAAGTTTCCGCGGACGACGAGCATCTTCGTGTTCTCCTGCTAGGGGCTGCTCTATGTAACGACTCAAACCTCTATAAAGAAGAAGACGTATGGAAAATTACAGGAGACCCGACGGAAGCAGCTCTTGTAGTCGCCGCGACAAAAGCTGGATTTGAAAAATCCGAACTTGACCGGAAATATCCCAGGCTTGCAGAAATACCCTTTTCTTCCGAAAGCAAGAGAATGACCACCTTCAATAAACTGGAAGACGGCCTGGACAGTTTTCTTGATTCCGAACTTGTGGCTTTTTCAAAAGGAGCTCCGGAGGTTATCCTTGGTTCGTGTACGAAGATTTTTCTCAATGGTGAAGTAAAGGCTTTGACTCCTGAACAGAAACAGGAGATCTCCGAAATAGTTAAAGAGCTTGCTGACCAGGCCCTTCGAGTTATGGCTTTTTCTTTCCGTCCTCTTGAAGAAGGTTTTTCTCCCGATAAAGTTTCTTCCGGGGAAATTCCTGCAGAAAAGGTCGAAGAAGATATGGTCTTTTCAGGACTGGTTGGTATGAGAGACCCTCCGAGAGAAGAAGTAAAAGCTGCAATCAAAACCTGCGAGGATGCCGGCATCAAGACCGTAATGATAACCGGAGATCATAAGATTACGGCAGCTGCAATTGCGCGAGAACTCGGGATTTTGAAAGAAAATGACCTAACTCTTACGGGTTCTGAACTCGACAGCCTTGAAGATAAGGAGTTTGAAGATAGAGTTGAAAAGGTCTCGGTTTACGCGCGGGTCTATCCTGCTCACAAACTGAGGGTGGTAGAAGCACTTAAAAAGAAAGGCTATGTTGTAGCAATGACCGGTGATGGGGTTAATGATGCTCCTGCCCTGAAAGCTGCGGATATGGGCATAGCCATGGGAATTACAGGTACGGACGTCAGTAAAGAAGCCTCAAGCATGATCCTGACTGATGACAATTTTGCATCCATTGTCTCGGCAGTTGAAGAAGGGCGAAATATTTTCAAAAATATCAAAAATTTTATCACCTACGGGCTGTCAGCCCATATAGGGGAGGTTCTCATTGTCCTCATAGCAATCCTGGGCTGGCAGATACTGCCGCTACTTGCAGTACAGATCCTGTGGATCAACCTGATTACAGACGGTCTGCCTCCGATGGCTCTTTCTGTTGAACCTCCTGACAGGGGGCTTATGAGGCAGAAGCCCAGGAACGTTGAACAGGGACTTATCACCCGACGTGAAATTGCTGCAGGATTTGGGCTTGGAGGGCTTATTGCCGCTCAGGCACTGACAGTTCTGGCCTGGGCTCTGGACAGCGGTTTTTCAACTTCAAAACTGCAGACTCTGATCTTTACACTCATAGTCTTTTCAGAGATGTTCAATGCCTTCAACTGGCGTTCTGACAGGTATTCGGTCTTTTCTCTTGGGCTTTTTACGAACAAAGCTCTGGTCTATGCGGTCCTGACCACTATAATCCTGCAATTGATGGTAATTTATGTCCCATTCCTTCAATTTGCTTTCAGGACAGTTCCCCTTTCTCTTTATGAGTGGGGGATCATACTGGCTTTAGCTTCCACTACCCTGATATCTATGGAGATTGTAAAACACATAAGTGCAGGGAAGGAACGCTGA
- a CDS encoding YkgJ family cysteine cluster protein encodes MIPVKNDSIETRLAEVREELLGLKNFPDSEFVGIIKELGFRCEFCARCCTKEFNDHVFLLDSDLERIRNIDPGAITPAPYYEFCDQKSRFYVSGYALKTKPDGSCIFLENRRCKIYESRPSICRVYPHMLHREADETGKIDWRQISGLNEHGSYHSELDDSTCEAVALETRAYEEAYLKQMIDFFEAVRTHFGKKGLKHVQRTYDRKMREFLKSECELEVFVYCKGRFEKHNLEPDIESL; translated from the coding sequence GTGATTCCCGTAAAAAATGATTCCATTGAGACCAGGCTTGCCGAAGTGAGGGAGGAACTTCTAGGTTTAAAAAATTTTCCGGACTCCGAGTTTGTCGGCATAATCAAAGAACTTGGGTTCAGGTGTGAATTCTGTGCTCGCTGCTGCACTAAAGAGTTTAATGACCATGTGTTTTTGCTTGACTCAGATCTGGAAAGAATACGGAATATAGATCCTGGTGCCATCACTCCTGCTCCGTATTATGAGTTTTGCGACCAGAAGAGCAGGTTCTATGTTTCCGGTTATGCCCTGAAAACAAAACCTGACGGTTCCTGCATTTTCCTTGAGAACAGGAGATGTAAGATTTATGAGAGCCGCCCTTCGATCTGCAGGGTGTATCCCCACATGCTGCACAGGGAAGCCGATGAAACCGGAAAAATAGACTGGCGGCAGATAAGCGGCTTAAACGAGCATGGGAGCTATCATTCAGAACTCGACGATTCAACCTGTGAAGCAGTCGCACTGGAGACCAGGGCTTATGAAGAAGCTTATCTCAAACAGATGATTGACTTTTTCGAAGCTGTGAGGACTCACTTCGGGAAAAAAGGCTTAAAACACGTCCAGAGAACCTATGACCGCAAAATGAGAGAATTTCTTAAAAGTGAATGCGAACTGGAAGTTTTCGTGTATTGTAAAGGCAGGTTTGAAAAGCACAATCTTGAGCCCGATATCGAGAGTCTTTGA
- a CDS encoding CBS domain-containing protein, translating into MNRKNQNIKIAVGGVFILAKSFTQGKTSGKKGNDNEEPEKNFRKGNEFSEAVQGSSQGSEAFFESIVRGSEGCLWMTIEELMTRDPVTVNEDTPTEEVFSVFAKNPYHTLPVVNKKGELAGVIDLDIILEVLLLCLMPRERHTPLTARRSLGENAKEIMITHPVTISLKSTLKDASDLMMKHRFDQICVSEAGKLVGILSKRDLVEEICRRRKKEGKKEDAGL; encoded by the coding sequence GTGAACAGAAAGAATCAGAATATAAAGATAGCTGTGGGTGGGGTGTTCATTCTGGCAAAGAGTTTTACGCAGGGAAAAACTTCTGGAAAAAAAGGCAACGATAATGAAGAACCTGAAAAAAATTTCCGAAAAGGGAACGAGTTTTCAGAAGCCGTTCAGGGATCTTCTCAGGGTTCGGAAGCATTTTTCGAATCAATTGTCAGGGGGTCCGAAGGCTGTCTTTGGATGACGATTGAAGAGCTTATGACCAGAGATCCGGTAACAGTAAACGAAGACACGCCTACTGAAGAAGTGTTTTCAGTTTTTGCAAAGAATCCTTACCATACCCTGCCGGTAGTTAATAAAAAAGGGGAACTTGCAGGTGTTATTGATCTTGACATTATTCTTGAGGTTCTGCTTCTATGCCTGATGCCCAGAGAGAGGCATACGCCCCTTACAGCCAGAAGGTCACTAGGAGAAAACGCAAAAGAGATTATGATTACCCATCCGGTGACAATCTCCTTAAAATCCACACTGAAGGATGCTTCTGACCTTATGATGAAACACAGGTTTGACCAGATATGTGTAAGTGAAGCTGGAAAGCTGGTAGGAATCTTATCAAAGAGAGATCTTGTAGAGGAGATTTGCAGAAGAAGAAAAAAAGAAGGAAAAAAAGAGGACGCAGGCTTATAA
- the crcB gene encoding fluoride efflux transporter CrcB — protein MLPVSGLGELVLIGTGGFIGASLRYTISSRVPKVLNIPAGTLTVNFLGSIVLALLTFSSEPKSVVYLVNIGILGSFTTFSTFAYETFKLLEEGQNVSFFMNIFLNVMLCLLGVSIAYLALRL, from the coding sequence ATGCTTCCTGTTTCAGGTCTCGGAGAGCTCGTTTTGATAGGTACGGGCGGTTTTATAGGGGCATCCCTTCGCTATACGATTTCAAGCCGCGTGCCAAAGGTCCTGAATATTCCGGCAGGAACCCTTACTGTAAACTTTCTGGGGAGCATAGTGCTTGCTCTCCTTACCTTTTCCTCTGAGCCCAAATCCGTGGTCTATCTGGTAAATATCGGAATTCTCGGTTCCTTTACAACCTTCTCGACTTTTGCTTACGAAACCTTCAAGCTCTTAGAAGAAGGGCAGAATGTTTCATTTTTTATGAATATCTTTCTAAATGTCATGCTCTGCCTTCTGGGAGTAAGCATCGCATATCTTGCTCTCAGACTTTGA
- the crcB gene encoding fluoride efflux transporter CrcB: MSSSDKEMDKIFLIGVGGFLGAVCRFLLCELVEGQLGILSVNVLGSFMLGMIMYDTEYLGFIGPKGRIAFGTGFMGAFTTFSTFAVQSFSMPFLPALGNISANLFLTLTGVFFGRSVIKSLSNREV, encoded by the coding sequence ATGTCCTCATCAGATAAAGAAATGGATAAGATTTTTTTAATAGGAGTCGGTGGCTTTTTGGGAGCTGTTTGCCGATTTTTGCTCTGCGAGCTTGTGGAAGGACAGCTGGGCATCCTTTCTGTAAATGTGCTTGGAAGTTTCATGCTTGGCATGATCATGTATGATACTGAATACCTGGGCTTCATAGGTCCTAAAGGAAGGATCGCATTCGGGACAGGATTTATGGGGGCATTTACGACCTTTTCCACATTTGCAGTCCAGTCTTTCAGCATGCCCTTTCTTCCTGCCCTTGGAAACATCAGTGCCAACCTCTTTCTGACCCTTACAGGCGTATTCTTTGGCAGGAGCGTTATAAAGTCTCTCTCAAACAGGGAGGTTTGA